A stretch of Telopea speciosissima isolate NSW1024214 ecotype Mountain lineage chromosome 11, Tspe_v1, whole genome shotgun sequence DNA encodes these proteins:
- the LOC122645369 gene encoding MADS-box transcription factor PHERES 1-like, with protein MGRAKVKLELIATERSRNTTFQKRKKGLKKKTYEFSTLCGVDACLIILGPNQGDRVVEPETWLENREDVLNIIDQFRKNCTVGPGKRHVDIPDLLEDQTKKVRFKLAELRQWKDKDKYPTWDDRINNFSKDQLMTLVASLDSKLELVKLMIDLNEINHNPLDDVIGLIGYSVPPMNQNPPLLPPPYVDFSNTSTMDDIHMQMQHHHRLSIDYGHLINGMDFVTNCYGASNSIMPYHVPSMSSQIYYNPMLPTCNEKAIMLNNTEGGPVPCYISPNMQPMMHPYFAPSMHQINEFSDLQDYHQVLDHHQP; from the coding sequence ATGGGTCGTGCGAAAGTGAAGTTAGAACTGATTGCAACGGAAAGATCTCGTAACACCACTTTccagaagagaaaaaagggtCTAAAGAAGAAGACTTATGAGTTCTCCACGCTTTGTGGTGTTGATGCATGCTTGATCATCTTAGGGCCCAACCAAGGTGACCGTGTGGTCGAACCAGAGACTTGGCTAGAGAACCGTGAAGATGTCCTCAACATCATTGATCAATTTAGAAAGAACTGCACAGTTGGACCGGGGAAGCGACATGTAGACATCCCTGATTTATTGGAAGACCAAACTAAGAAGGTTCGTTTCAAATTGGCCGAGTTGCGCCAATGGAAAGACAAAGATAAGTATCCTACATGGGACGACCGTATCAACAATTTCTCTAAGGATCAACTCATGACCCTCGTTGCATCGTTGGATTCGAAGCTTGAACTTGTGAAGTTGATGATTGATCTCAATGAAATAAACCACAACCCCTTAGATGATGTCATAGGATTGATAGGATACTCTGTCCCACCAATGAATCAAAATCCTccgcttcttcctcctccttatgTGGATTTTTCTAATACCAGTACAATGGATGACATACACATGCAGATGCAACATCACCACCGTTTGTCCATCGATTATGGCCATCTGATCAACGGTATGGATTTCGTGACCAACTGCTATGGTGCATCTAATAGCATTATGCCTTATCATGTACCTTCGATGTCTAGTCAGATCTATTACAATCCCATGTTGCCAACTTGTAATGAGAAGGCCATCATGCTCAATAATACAGAAGGAGGGCCGGTGCCTTGCTACATCTCTCCAAACATGCAGCCAATGATGCATCCCTATTTTGCACCATCGATGCATCAGATCAATGAGTTTTCTGATTTGCAGGATTATCACCAGGTTCTGGATCATCATCAGCCATAG
- the LOC122646894 gene encoding uncharacterized protein LOC122646894 — MNPQSAINSSSALEGVHGVHLASRSPFVAEEIPQHGELNQSISEGSAFGANQTLLMQRIWQQRPPCLRPIRCNIQGDHNLIETIANVLTSLPFIILGIHTPRKNLSSKLYANSLIGVGVASSLYHSSRGELRKYLRWVDYTMIATATVCLSSALRNENPKLLTAASAVFLPFQPLMVSVVHTGLMEVAFAERALKEPDLRMAHNLHKISSLLSGVLFVADDVFPSTPYLHAAWHLAAAVGVGTCNKLLE, encoded by the exons ATGAATCCTCAGAGTGCAATAAATTCTTCTAGCGCCCTTGAGGGGGTTCATGGAGTGCATCTGGCATCTCGTTCACCATTTGTAGCAGAAGAGATTCCTCAACATGGGGAATTGAATCAGTCCATCTCTGAAGGTTCAGCTTTTGGAGCTAATCAGACACTATTAATGCA ACGCATTTGGCAGCAGAGGCCACCATGCCTGAGGCCTATCCGCTGTAATATTCAAG GTGATCACAACCTGATAGAGACAATTGCTAATGTGCTCACTTCACTTCCTTTTATTATCCTTGGAATCCATACCCCAAG GAAGAATTTGAGTAGTAAACTATATGCTAATTCGTTAATTGGAGTTGGAGTTGCTTCAAGTTTGTACCATTCTTCAAGAGGAGAACTGAGGAAGTATCTAAGATGGGTCGATTATACAATGATAGCCACTGCAACAGTT tGTCTTTCAAGTGCACTAAGGAATGAGAATCCTAAGTTGTTGACTGCAGCTTCTGCTGTATTTTTACCTTTCCAGCCTTTAATGGTTTCAGTTGTTCACACTGGGTTAATGGAG GTAGCATTTGCGGAAAGAGCATTGAAGGAACCAGATCTGAGAATGGCCCACAACCTGCATAAAATATCATCTCTTTTGAGTGGGGTTCTTTTTGTTGCTGATGATGTTTTTCCCAGCACACCATACCTTCATGCTGCTTGGCATCTTGCTGCAGCTGTTGGTGTTGGGACATGTAATAAACTTCTTGAATGA
- the LOC122645370 gene encoding WUSCHEL-related homeobox 1-like, producing MWMMGCTDGSNGFNMSDSLNGRRLRPLMPRPSSNTTHPCLNHIHGSDLLPYLASITEQSKRELITQPAVSTRWNPTPEQLRALEELYRRGTRTPTAEQIQQITAQLRRFGKIEGKNVFYWFQNHKARERQKRRRRLESASAIDQQQEQHDIESLEKKDSGSGFEVEQNRNWVLPTNCSTFAEESVSMQRAAVAESRADVWIQFEEGELQQRPSSAETHATWQMMHLSCSPPPTHLTNTITRSYTEPITTINPHLITKESLQEDNEECGDSNTLQLFPCGDDAKKETKLSIQSMNRDFTPYQFFEFLPMKN from the exons ATGTGGATGATGGGTTGCACTGATGGTAGTAATGGATTCAACATGTCTGACTCCTTAAACGGCAGGAGACTTCGTCCTCTCATGCCAAGGCCTTCTTCTAATACTACTCATCCATGCCTTAATCATATCCATGGCTCTGATCTCTTACCATATTtag CATCCATTACAGAGCAAAGCAAGCGAGAGTTAATAACACAACCTGCGGTTAGCACACGATGGAACCCCACACCTGAGCAGTTAAGGGCCTTAGAGGAGTTGTATCGACGTGGTACTCGCACACCCACAGCTGAGCAAATCCAGCAAATCACTGCACAGCTTCGTCGATTTGGTAAAATTGAAGGCAAGAATGTATTCTACTGGTTTCAAAATCATAAGGCTAGAGAACGACAGAAACGTCGTCGTCGTTTGGAATCTGCCTCTGCTATTGATCAGCAACAAGAACAACACGACATTGAAAGCTTGGAAAAGAAAGATTCAG GATCAGGCTTTGAAGTAGAACAGAACAGGAACTGGGTTCTCCCTACAAACTGCAGTACATTTGCAGAG gAATCTGTTTCAATGCAAAGAGCAGCCGTAGCAGAAAGTAGAGCAGATGTATGGATTCAGTTTGAGGAGGGAGAATTACAGCAGAGGCCAAGCTCTGCAGAAACCCATGCCACGTGGCAGATGATGCATTTATCTTGTTCTCCTCCTCCTACCCATCTCACAAACACCATAACCAGATCTTATACAGAACCAATAACAACAATAAACCCACATCTCATAACCAAAGAGAGTCTTCAGGAAGACAATGAGGAATGTGGAGATTCTAACACGCTTCAGCTCTTCCCTTGTGGTGATGATGCAAAGAAGGAGACCAAGCTGAGTATTCAATCAATGAATAGAGACTTCACTCCATACCAGTTTTTTGAGTTCCTTCCTATGAAGAACTGA